One Nocardia sp. BMG111209 DNA segment encodes these proteins:
- a CDS encoding acyl-ACP desaturase has translation MARNLTQLELLIEMEAVAEQNVNRHLSMAKEWHPHDYVPWDEGRNFAALDGTDWEPGQSGLNEVARAAMITNLLTEDNLPSYHRTIAEGFSRDSAWGTWVNRWTAEENRHGIAIRDYLMVTRSVDPVQLENARMVHMTNGYSPYTLVREQGRPDLLMNTGLLQSVTYVTFQELATRVSHRNTGRVCDEPNADRLLQRIAADENLHMIFYRNICGAALDLVPNQAMPVVKDIIMQFQMPGAGMPNWRRNGVLMAKHGIYDLRQHLEEVLWPVLRKWQVFERNDFGPRGEAAREELGEFLENLKRDCERFEEQRDRSLAREAARREKAGDLVSNRA, from the coding sequence GTGGCCAGGAATCTGACGCAGCTCGAACTGCTGATCGAGATGGAAGCCGTGGCCGAGCAGAACGTGAACCGGCACCTGTCGATGGCGAAGGAATGGCATCCGCACGACTACGTGCCGTGGGACGAGGGCCGGAATTTCGCCGCGCTGGACGGAACCGATTGGGAGCCGGGACAATCCGGACTCAACGAGGTGGCCCGCGCGGCGATGATCACCAATCTGCTCACCGAGGACAATCTGCCCTCCTATCACCGCACCATCGCCGAGGGCTTCTCCCGCGACAGTGCCTGGGGCACCTGGGTGAATCGCTGGACCGCCGAGGAGAATCGGCACGGCATCGCGATCCGCGACTATCTCATGGTCACCCGCAGCGTCGATCCGGTGCAACTCGAGAACGCGCGCATGGTCCACATGACCAACGGCTACAGTCCGTACACGCTCGTGCGCGAGCAGGGCCGGCCCGATCTGCTGATGAATACCGGTCTGCTGCAATCGGTCACGTACGTCACCTTCCAGGAGCTGGCCACCCGGGTCAGCCACCGCAACACCGGCCGGGTGTGCGACGAGCCGAACGCCGACCGTCTGCTGCAGCGCATCGCCGCCGACGAGAACCTGCACATGATCTTCTATCGCAACATCTGCGGCGCCGCACTGGATCTCGTGCCGAATCAGGCGATGCCGGTGGTCAAGGACATCATCATGCAGTTCCAGATGCCCGGCGCCGGTATGCCGAACTGGCGGCGCAACGGTGTGCTGATGGCCAAGCACGGCATCTACGACCTGCGCCAGCATCTGGAGGAGGTGCTCTGGCCGGTGCTGCGGAAGTGGCAGGTGTTCGAGCGCAACGACTTCGGGCCTCGGGGCGAGGCGGCGCGGGAGGAGCTCGGCGAGTTCCTGGAGAACCTGAAGCGCGACTGCGAACGCTTCGAGGAACAGCGCGACCGCTCGCTGGCCCGGGAGGCCGCACGGCGGGAGAAGGCCGGCGATCTGGTGAGCAACCGGGCCTGA
- a CDS encoding DUF475 domain-containing protein: MFVRVFTPSFLVAGLALAAAAWYGGPQALILTAVLGVLEISLSFDNAVVNAAVLERMSQFWQRMFLTVGVVVAVFGMRLLFPLAVVAVGAHIGPLRALELALNPPANGAGAFPDGRLSYEALLADANPKIATFGAVFLLLLFLNFVCAERPVTWLSWLERPLARLGRFPMFPVTVTLMLLVLTAGFIAPDDKADVVMVAGTLGMVTYFVVDGLGAHFENEQAGRTGPSRAALATGRAAFFGFLYLEVLDASFSFDGVIGSFAITADPIIIALGLGLIGAMFVRSITIYLVRKGTLSEYVYLEHGAHWAIGALALVLLYSSGHHVNEVATGLIGVAIITAAFVSSLVHNKRSRVRTEEDAPAEHHLLAVTDSADNIIAPEGTVV; the protein is encoded by the coding sequence ATGTTCGTGCGAGTGTTCACCCCGTCGTTTCTCGTCGCAGGACTGGCATTGGCGGCCGCCGCTTGGTATGGCGGACCACAGGCGCTGATTCTGACCGCCGTGCTGGGTGTGCTGGAGATATCGCTCTCGTTCGACAACGCCGTGGTGAATGCCGCTGTGCTGGAACGGATGAGCCAGTTCTGGCAACGGATGTTCCTCACCGTCGGCGTGGTCGTCGCGGTGTTCGGCATGCGGCTGCTGTTCCCGCTGGCCGTGGTCGCCGTGGGGGCCCACATCGGCCCGCTGCGGGCCCTGGAGCTGGCGCTGAACCCACCGGCCAACGGGGCCGGTGCATTTCCGGACGGGCGGCTGAGTTACGAGGCGCTGCTCGCCGACGCCAACCCGAAGATCGCCACCTTCGGCGCCGTATTCCTGCTGCTGTTGTTCCTGAACTTCGTCTGCGCCGAACGGCCGGTGACCTGGTTGTCCTGGCTGGAGCGGCCGCTGGCGCGGCTCGGCCGGTTCCCGATGTTCCCGGTTACCGTCACGCTGATGCTGCTGGTACTCACCGCCGGCTTCATCGCCCCCGACGACAAGGCCGATGTGGTCATGGTGGCCGGCACGCTGGGCATGGTCACCTATTTCGTCGTCGACGGCCTCGGCGCGCACTTCGAGAACGAGCAGGCGGGCCGCACCGGGCCGTCCAGGGCGGCGCTGGCCACCGGCCGCGCGGCGTTCTTCGGATTCCTGTACCTGGAAGTGCTCGACGCCTCGTTCTCCTTCGACGGCGTGATCGGATCCTTCGCCATCACCGCCGATCCGATCATCATCGCGCTCGGCCTCGGCCTGATCGGCGCGATGTTCGTCCGCTCCATCACGATCTATCTGGTCCGCAAGGGCACCCTGTCGGAGTACGTCTACCTGGAGCACGGCGCGCACTGGGCCATCGGCGCGCTGGCCCTGGTGCTGCTGTACTCCAGCGGCCACCACGTGAACGAGGTCGCCACCGGCCTGATCGGTGTGGCAATCATCACCGCCGCCTTCGTCAGCAGCCTCGTGCACAACAAGCGCAGCCGGGTCCGCACCGAAGAAGACGCACCTGCGGAGCACCATCTATTGGCTGTCACCGACAGCGCGGACAACATCATCGCCCCGGAAGGTACCGTCGTCTGA
- a CDS encoding MFS transporter — protein MTNSTTREPASPTVPVSDASASLSHRQILTVLSGLLLGIFLAALDQNIVSVAIVKIANSLHGFDQQAWATTAYLITATISTPLYGKLADIYGRKPFYSVAIGLFVIGSAACTFAGTMYQLAGYRAFQGLGAGGLMSLAFTIIGDIVPARERVRYQGYFMMVFGSATVLGPVLGGLFSNYDRLWGLSGWRWVFLVNVPVGVLALIVVARVLNVPHPRQRHRVDWFGAVLLTVCVVPLLVVAEQGRGWGWTSHRALLCYGIAVAGLLSFVLVEYLMRDAALIPLRLFGNSTFAVTILGGFIVGVAMFGAISMVPLYLQVVRGFSPTKSGLLMLPLVLGIMIGSQLAGQLTRTTGRYKIQPVLGTFVIAVGAALYAQVHYDSPLWQPLAYSLVIGFGLGGCMQTLITAAQNAGPRSDMGVSTATATFCRQMGGTLGVAVFLTIMFNLLPHRIVAAFGGRLPAGFDGGELSRLQSNTSGIAALPAAVRRPVLTGFTESLQGVFYAGAGVALAACLVLVFMKEIPLQDVPVHVSEDVPVREELRAEPAPARPETAAPAVEPMVARQADPAHWAATSPVAVPDSPHEDGHPLIGHIRRDDGHPVPAAVLTLIDPLGRQVARAVCRSDGEYRIAAPDHAGYVLIVSALGHRPAAMSVTVGERPQTLDITLPGAAEVSGVVRSGRGDLLSGATVTLTDSHGEVIGTVVTGEDGRYVCHGVIPGHYTLVAVAPHLRPAAATLTVPDTGLLRHDLELASMAVLAGSAWARGRVVPDAEVTVLDAGGVPIAATRTDDLGHYLVPDLPEGDYTVVARGYPSVRSTVTITGGEVTHDVWLGYETSV, from the coding sequence ATGACGAATTCGACGACCCGGGAACCGGCTTCGCCGACGGTCCCGGTGAGTGATGCGAGCGCGTCACTGTCGCATCGGCAGATTCTCACCGTTCTCTCCGGCCTGCTGCTGGGCATCTTCCTGGCGGCCCTGGACCAGAACATCGTGAGCGTGGCGATCGTGAAGATCGCCAACAGCCTGCACGGTTTCGACCAACAGGCCTGGGCCACCACGGCCTATCTGATCACCGCCACGATCTCCACGCCGCTGTACGGCAAGCTGGCCGACATCTACGGCCGCAAGCCGTTCTACTCGGTCGCCATCGGATTGTTCGTGATCGGTTCGGCCGCATGCACATTCGCCGGCACGATGTATCAGCTGGCCGGTTACCGGGCCTTCCAGGGGCTGGGGGCCGGCGGCCTGATGTCGTTGGCGTTCACCATCATCGGCGATATCGTGCCCGCCCGGGAGCGGGTGCGGTACCAGGGCTACTTCATGATGGTGTTCGGTTCGGCGACCGTGCTCGGGCCGGTGCTCGGCGGGCTGTTCTCGAATTACGATCGGCTGTGGGGATTGTCGGGCTGGCGCTGGGTGTTCCTGGTGAACGTGCCGGTCGGCGTCCTCGCGCTGATCGTGGTGGCGCGGGTGCTGAACGTGCCGCATCCGCGGCAGCGGCATCGGGTCGACTGGTTCGGGGCGGTGCTGCTCACCGTCTGCGTGGTGCCGCTGCTGGTCGTGGCCGAACAGGGCCGGGGCTGGGGCTGGACCTCGCACCGGGCGCTGCTCTGCTACGGGATCGCCGTCGCCGGGCTGCTGTCCTTCGTCCTCGTCGAATACCTCATGCGCGACGCGGCGCTGATCCCGTTGCGGCTGTTCGGCAATTCGACGTTCGCGGTGACGATCCTGGGCGGCTTCATCGTCGGCGTCGCCATGTTCGGCGCGATCTCCATGGTGCCGCTGTATCTGCAAGTGGTGCGCGGTTTCTCGCCGACCAAGTCCGGTCTGCTGATGCTGCCGCTGGTGCTGGGCATCATGATCGGCTCCCAGCTGGCGGGGCAGCTCACCCGCACCACCGGGCGATACAAGATCCAGCCGGTGCTGGGCACTTTCGTGATCGCCGTCGGCGCCGCGCTGTACGCGCAGGTGCACTACGACAGCCCGCTGTGGCAGCCGCTGGCGTACAGCCTGGTGATCGGATTCGGCCTGGGCGGGTGCATGCAGACCCTGATCACCGCGGCCCAGAACGCCGGTCCCCGTTCGGATATGGGCGTTTCCACCGCGACCGCGACGTTCTGCCGCCAGATGGGCGGCACGCTCGGCGTGGCGGTATTCCTCACCATCATGTTCAACCTGCTCCCGCACCGGATCGTCGCCGCGTTCGGCGGGCGGCTGCCGGCCGGCTTCGACGGCGGGGAACTGAGCCGATTGCAGAGCAACACCAGCGGTATCGCCGCGCTGCCCGCGGCCGTCCGCCGGCCGGTACTGACCGGCTTCACCGAATCGCTGCAGGGGGTCTTCTACGCCGGCGCCGGGGTCGCGCTGGCCGCCTGCCTGGTGCTCGTCTTCATGAAAGAGATTCCGCTGCAGGATGTTCCGGTGCATGTGAGCGAAGATGTCCCCGTCCGTGAGGAATTGCGCGCCGAGCCCGCGCCGGCCCGTCCGGAGACCGCCGCACCCGCCGTGGAACCGATGGTGGCCCGGCAGGCCGACCCGGCCCACTGGGCCGCGACATCGCCTGTGGCCGTGCCGGATTCGCCCCACGAGGACGGGCATCCGCTGATCGGTCACATCCGGCGCGACGACGGCCATCCGGTCCCGGCCGCGGTGCTCACCCTGATCGACCCGCTCGGCCGGCAGGTGGCCCGCGCGGTGTGCCGCTCCGACGGCGAATATCGCATCGCCGCACCGGATCACGCCGGCTATGTGCTGATCGTGTCGGCGCTCGGGCACCGCCCGGCGGCGATGAGCGTGACCGTCGGCGAGCGTCCGCAGACCCTGGACATCACGCTGCCCGGCGCCGCCGAGGTGTCCGGCGTGGTGCGATCCGGACGCGGCGACCTGCTGTCCGGCGCCACCGTCACCCTGACCGATTCGCACGGCGAGGTGATCGGCACGGTGGTCACCGGCGAGGACGGCCGCTACGTCTGCCACGGGGTGATTCCCGGCCACTACACCCTGGTCGCCGTCGCACCTCACCTCCGCCCCGCGGCCGCCACGCTCACCGTGCCCGACACCGGCCTGCTCCGTCACGACCTGGAACTGGCCTCGATGGCGGTCCTGGCCGGTTCGGCCTGGGCCCGGGGCCGGGTCGTGCCCGACGCGGAGGTGACCGTCCTCGACGCCGGCGGCGTGCCGATCGCCGCCACCCGCACCGACGATCTGGGCCACTACCTCGTCCCCGACCTGCCCGAGGGCGACTACACCGTGGTGGCCCGCGGCTACCCCTCGGTGCGCAGCACCGTCACGATCACCGGCGGCGAGGTCACCCACGACGTATGGCTGGGCTACGAGACCTCGGTCTGA
- the fadD32 gene encoding long-chain-fatty-acid--AMP ligase FadD32, translating to MGETFEDFLDESGNIVVQSEWTMIDFVDCNAAERGDLLAYRFIDYSRERDGEVHELTWAQFARRARAVAARLQQVTKPGERVAILAPQGLDYVVSLFAAVFAGNIAVPLFDPGEPGHIDRLHTVLRDCAPIAILTTAGSAAGVREFFAAYPAARRPRVIAVDAIPDSVAGQWARPDIDNESVAYLQYTSGSTRTPTGVEITHRSVGTNLLQMIDALDLEEGTTGVSWLPLFHDMGLLFVILPVVRAGSVTLMSPSAFVRRPYRWLWAMSAEANDGAAIFSAAPNFAFEHAALRGLPKGGDTLDLSNVIGIINGSEPVSPSSMKKFNDAFVAFGLPKTAIMPCYGMAEATLFVSSQRIQDEPKVIYVDRAELNAGRMVEVDADADSAVAQVSCGYMARSEWGVIVDPATGSELPDGDIGEIWLHGNNLGIGYWGRPEESEATFRNRLSARQPTSHAEGVVAEGDWMRTGDLGAYHRGELFITGRVKDLVIIDGRNHYPLDLENTAQEASTGLRPGFVAAFSVAAEELPEEVRDGSPDEVGEQLVIVAERGSGAAKADPEPIVEAVRTAIARLHGLAVRDLLLVPAGSIPRTSSGKLARGACRTAYLEGNLRGSHRQQSFPDATD from the coding sequence ATCGGCGAGACATTTGAAGACTTCTTGGACGAATCGGGCAATATCGTGGTCCAGAGCGAATGGACCATGATCGATTTCGTCGACTGCAACGCGGCCGAGCGCGGCGACCTGCTCGCCTACCGCTTCATCGACTATTCGCGCGAACGCGACGGTGAGGTGCACGAGCTCACCTGGGCGCAGTTCGCCCGGCGCGCACGAGCGGTGGCGGCGCGGCTGCAACAGGTGACGAAACCGGGTGAGCGGGTGGCGATTCTGGCGCCGCAGGGCCTGGACTACGTCGTGTCGCTGTTCGCCGCCGTCTTCGCCGGCAACATCGCGGTGCCGCTGTTCGATCCGGGCGAACCCGGGCATATCGACCGGCTGCACACGGTGCTGCGCGACTGCGCGCCGATCGCCATCCTCACGACGGCGGGATCCGCGGCCGGGGTCCGCGAGTTCTTCGCGGCCTATCCGGCGGCCCGGCGGCCGCGGGTGATCGCCGTCGACGCGATACCCGACAGCGTGGCCGGGCAGTGGGCGCGGCCGGACATCGACAACGAGAGCGTCGCCTACCTGCAGTACACCTCGGGATCCACCCGCACCCCCACGGGTGTCGAGATCACGCACCGCTCGGTGGGCACCAACCTCCTGCAGATGATCGACGCGCTCGACCTCGAGGAGGGCACCACCGGGGTCAGCTGGCTGCCGTTGTTCCACGACATGGGCCTGCTGTTCGTGATCCTGCCCGTGGTCCGGGCCGGTTCGGTCACCCTGATGTCGCCCAGCGCGTTCGTGCGGCGGCCGTACCGGTGGCTGTGGGCGATGAGCGCCGAGGCCAACGACGGCGCCGCGATCTTCTCCGCCGCACCGAATTTCGCCTTCGAGCACGCCGCGCTACGCGGCCTGCCGAAGGGCGGCGACACGCTCGACCTGTCGAATGTGATCGGCATCATCAACGGCAGCGAGCCGGTGTCACCGTCGTCGATGAAGAAGTTCAACGACGCGTTCGTGGCCTTCGGGCTGCCGAAGACGGCGATCATGCCGTGCTACGGCATGGCCGAGGCCACGCTGTTCGTCTCGTCGCAGCGGATCCAGGACGAGCCCAAGGTGATCTACGTCGATCGCGCCGAACTGAACGCCGGGCGCATGGTCGAGGTCGACGCCGACGCGGACAGCGCGGTGGCACAGGTGTCGTGCGGGTACATGGCGCGTTCGGAGTGGGGCGTGATCGTCGATCCCGCCACCGGTTCCGAACTGCCCGACGGCGATATCGGCGAAATCTGGTTGCACGGAAACAATCTCGGCATCGGCTACTGGGGCAGACCCGAGGAGTCCGAGGCCACCTTCCGCAACCGGCTCAGCGCGCGCCAGCCCACCAGTCATGCCGAAGGTGTTGTCGCGGAAGGCGATTGGATGCGCACCGGCGATCTGGGCGCCTATCACCGCGGCGAGCTGTTCATCACCGGCCGGGTCAAGGATCTGGTGATCATCGACGGCCGCAACCACTATCCGCTGGATCTGGAGAACACGGCCCAGGAGGCGTCGACCGGACTGCGGCCGGGGTTCGTCGCGGCGTTCTCGGTCGCGGCCGAGGAACTGCCCGAGGAGGTCCGCGACGGATCGCCGGACGAGGTCGGGGAGCAGCTGGTGATCGTGGCCGAACGCGGCAGCGGCGCCGCCAAGGCCGATCCCGAACCCATCGTCGAGGCGGTGCGGACGGCGATCGCGCGGCTGCACGGGCTCGCGGTGCGGGATCTGCTGCTGGTGCCGGCGGGCTCGATTCCGCGGACCTCCAGCGGCAAACTGGCCCGGGGTGCTTGCCGCACAGCGTATCTGGAGGGCAACCTGCGCGGCAGTCACCGGCAGCAGTCCTTCCCCGACGCGACGGACTGA
- a CDS encoding KasA/KasB family beta-ketoacyl-ACP synthase — protein MTISSTMSYPDVVVTSVAATTSIAGDVDSTWKGLLNGESGIDVLEDDFVDRFGLPVRIGGHLKVNPDTLLPNEEYRRHSYLQRMALVLGREVWSNAGRPEVDPERLGVSIGTGLGGAEVFIEAHLRMEKSGYRRVRPLAVPMIMPNGPAATVGIELGAKAGYSTPVSACSSGSEAIANAWKMVVMGDADMVVTGGVEGSIQALPIAAFSMMRAMSTRNDDPKRASRPFDAARDGFVFGEAAALMVVETEAHAKARGANIIARLLGAGVTSDGFHLVAPDPEGRGAARSITRALETAGLSKKDVAHVNAHATGTPIGDTAEARAISSAIGAHASVYAPKSALGHSIGAVGALESVLTVLTIRDGIVPPTLNLDNQDPEIDLDVVSGQARPGRIDYAVNNSFGFGGHNVSLAFGRY, from the coding sequence ATGACGATTTCCAGCACCATGAGCTATCCAGATGTCGTCGTCACCAGTGTCGCGGCAACAACGTCGATCGCCGGCGATGTCGACTCCACGTGGAAGGGCCTTCTCAACGGAGAGAGCGGCATCGACGTCCTCGAGGACGATTTCGTGGACAGGTTCGGTCTGCCGGTGCGAATCGGCGGGCACCTCAAGGTGAATCCCGACACGCTGCTGCCGAACGAGGAGTACCGCAGGCACTCCTACCTGCAGCGGATGGCGCTGGTCCTGGGGCGGGAGGTGTGGAGCAACGCCGGTCGCCCGGAGGTGGATCCGGAGCGGCTGGGCGTATCGATCGGGACCGGGCTCGGTGGCGCCGAGGTCTTCATCGAAGCTCACCTCCGGATGGAGAAGAGCGGCTACCGCCGGGTGCGGCCGCTGGCCGTGCCGATGATCATGCCGAACGGGCCGGCGGCGACCGTCGGCATCGAACTCGGCGCCAAGGCCGGGTATTCCACGCCGGTCTCGGCCTGTTCGTCGGGTTCGGAGGCGATCGCCAACGCCTGGAAGATGGTGGTCATGGGCGACGCCGACATGGTCGTCACCGGTGGCGTCGAGGGGTCGATCCAGGCCCTGCCGATCGCGGCGTTCTCGATGATGCGCGCGATGAGCACCCGCAACGACGATCCCAAGCGGGCCTCCCGCCCGTTCGACGCGGCGCGCGACGGCTTCGTCTTCGGCGAGGCGGCGGCGCTGATGGTCGTCGAGACCGAGGCGCACGCGAAGGCGCGCGGCGCCAACATCATCGCGCGGCTGCTCGGCGCGGGCGTCACCTCCGACGGATTCCATCTGGTGGCCCCCGATCCGGAGGGCCGCGGCGCGGCGCGGTCGATCACCCGCGCACTCGAGACCGCGGGCCTGTCGAAAAAGGATGTGGCACATGTGAACGCGCACGCCACCGGCACGCCGATCGGCGATACCGCCGAGGCGCGCGCGATCTCGTCCGCGATCGGCGCGCACGCCTCGGTGTACGCGCCCAAATCGGCACTCGGACATTCCATCGGCGCGGTGGGCGCGCTGGAGTCGGTATTGACCGTTCTGACCATTCGGGACGGAATCGTCCCGCCCACACTGAATCTGGACAATCAGGATCCGGAAATCGATCTCGACGTCGTATCCGGGCAGGCCAGGCCCGGTCGAATCGACTACGCCGTCAACAACTCCTTCGGCTTCGGCGGCCACAACGTCTCCCTGGCATTCGGACGATATTGA
- a CDS encoding mycothiol transferase, protein MATTADVLTDAFGRIREVVYEAVGEFEEADLAYQVDPAANSIAWLVWHLTRVQDDHVSEVAGVDQVWTGQGWFERFGLPIDPHATGYGDGAEQVAVIRTTGKLLTGYYDAVHEQTLRYLATLSDADLDRVVDTRWDPPVTLGVRLVSVISDDLQHAGQAAFLRGVILRAG, encoded by the coding sequence ATGGCGACGACGGCCGATGTACTGACAGATGCGTTCGGGCGGATCCGCGAGGTGGTGTACGAGGCGGTCGGCGAGTTCGAGGAGGCCGACCTGGCCTACCAGGTCGATCCGGCGGCCAACTCCATCGCCTGGCTGGTCTGGCATCTGACCCGGGTCCAGGACGATCATGTGTCCGAGGTGGCCGGCGTCGATCAGGTCTGGACCGGGCAGGGCTGGTTCGAGCGCTTCGGACTGCCCATCGACCCGCACGCCACCGGCTACGGCGACGGCGCCGAGCAGGTCGCGGTGATCCGCACCACGGGAAAGCTACTGACCGGTTATTACGATGCGGTCCACGAGCAGACGCTGCGCTATCTCGCCACCCTGTCCGATGCCGATCTTGACCGCGTCGTCGACACCCGCTGGGATCCGCCGGTGACGCTCGGTGTCCGGTTGGTGAGCGTCATCAGCGACGATCTGCAGCACGCCGGTCAAGCGGCCTTTCTGCGCGGCGTCATTTTGCGCGCCGGATAA
- a CDS encoding SAM-dependent methyltransferase gives MADKVADTAVGPILIAAAEWQLPAGKRLCTDEIAQHMLPGPARALLRAGLVRRMLVAAMEREAPGVWAGIACRKRYLDEQVTAALDAGAEALVLLGAGFDTRGLRLAVPRGIPDFELDKPANIVAKRRRITLPDTVSAVPIDFGTDDLRAVLTQAGWRPASRTIFVWEAVTQYLTEAAVRSTLAVLAGAAPGSTLGFTYVQQDFLDGTNLYDAPKMRQRFVIRDPIWKFGLTPAQVPDLLAEYGWQQTEQAGAAEYRTRCLTAAGRTEPVSDVERCVRAVKS, from the coding sequence ATGGCGGACAAGGTGGCCGACACCGCGGTGGGGCCCATCCTGATCGCGGCGGCCGAGTGGCAGTTGCCGGCCGGAAAGCGTTTGTGCACAGACGAAATCGCGCAGCACATGCTGCCGGGACCGGCGCGGGCGCTGCTGCGGGCCGGGCTCGTGCGGCGCATGCTGGTGGCGGCGATGGAGCGCGAGGCGCCGGGAGTCTGGGCCGGGATCGCCTGCCGCAAAAGGTATCTCGACGAACAGGTGACCGCGGCGCTGGACGCCGGGGCGGAAGCGCTGGTGCTGCTCGGCGCGGGATTCGACACCCGCGGGCTGCGGCTGGCGGTACCGCGCGGGATACCGGATTTCGAACTGGACAAGCCGGCGAACATCGTGGCGAAGCGGAGACGAATCACGTTGCCGGACACGGTGTCCGCGGTACCGATCGATTTCGGGACCGATGATCTCAGGGCCGTGCTGACGCAGGCGGGCTGGCGGCCCGCGAGCCGGACGATATTCGTGTGGGAGGCGGTCACCCAATATCTGACCGAGGCGGCGGTCCGGTCCACGCTCGCGGTGCTGGCGGGCGCGGCGCCGGGCAGCACGCTCGGATTCACCTACGTGCAGCAGGATTTCCTCGACGGCACGAATCTCTACGACGCGCCGAAGATGCGGCAGCGCTTCGTGATTCGTGATCCGATCTGGAAGTTCGGACTGACGCCGGCGCAGGTGCCGGACCTGCTCGCCGAATACGGCTGGCAGCAGACCGAGCAGGCCGGCGCGGCCGAATACCGCACCCGCTGTCTGACGGCGGCGGGCCGCACCGAGCCGGTCAGCGATGTCGAGCGCTGTGTCCGGGCCGTGAAGTCCTGA
- a CDS encoding DUF72 domain-containing protein, protein MELHVGCAQWTHPAWQDRQPNPRERLRGYANWCNAVEGNTTFYATPTRQTVESWARQTAADFRFVLKLPRAVTHERRLRGAEPELREFLTAVEPLGSRLHALWVQLPASFGPTDLGALWGLLRALPDGHRTAVEVRHPAFFEDPRAREQLAQLLDRAGAEWLPFDTTVLFAARPTSPAERDAWSKKPRVPRHMRALTEHPIVRYIGRDDHGATVAGWRPWVTAVADWLREGRSPTIFIHTPDNAESLSLARRFHAEVVAEVPGLDPLPEPAPTEPMTLF, encoded by the coding sequence GTGGAGCTTCACGTGGGGTGTGCGCAGTGGACGCATCCGGCCTGGCAGGACCGGCAGCCGAACCCGCGGGAACGCCTGCGCGGCTATGCGAACTGGTGCAACGCGGTCGAGGGCAACACCACCTTCTACGCCACCCCCACCCGGCAGACCGTCGAGTCCTGGGCGCGGCAGACCGCGGCCGATTTCCGGTTCGTGCTGAAGCTGCCGCGCGCGGTGACCCACGAGCGGCGCCTGCGCGGCGCCGAGCCGGAACTGCGCGAATTCCTCACCGCCGTCGAACCGCTGGGCTCGCGGCTGCACGCGCTGTGGGTGCAACTGCCCGCCTCGTTCGGCCCCACCGATCTCGGCGCGCTGTGGGGGCTGCTGCGGGCCCTGCCGGACGGACACCGGACCGCGGTGGAGGTCCGGCATCCGGCCTTCTTCGAGGATCCGCGGGCGCGGGAACAGTTGGCGCAGTTGCTCGATCGCGCGGGCGCGGAATGGCTGCCGTTCGACACCACCGTCCTGTTCGCCGCGCGTCCCACCAGCCCCGCCGAACGGGACGCGTGGTCGAAGAAGCCGCGGGTGCCGCGGCACATGCGGGCGTTGACCGAACATCCGATCGTGCGCTACATCGGCCGCGACGATCACGGCGCGACCGTCGCCGGTTGGCGGCCCTGGGTGACGGCCGTTGCCGACTGGTTGCGCGAGGGCCGGTCGCCGACGATATTCATCCATACGCCCGACAACGCCGAATCACTGTCACTGGCCCGCCGTTTCCACGCCGAGGTGGTGGCGGAAGTGCCCGGACTCGATCCGCTGCCCGAACCGGCGCCGACCGAGCCGATGACGCTGTTCTGA
- a CDS encoding transglycosylase SLT domain-containing protein — MNRRQRWNAGVCAAGFVVGAVLTTGVLAWQSAPAAAVACTDLCPIIEGRPDPGAATEQPPEVDAADRDLAADGSGPRQDQVLRSDAGLTEMLSQFLPGFRVAPQAIARVIVPPNQFDSFDQIITHESSWNVFAINPSSGAYGLPQALPAYKMFSAGMDWPVNPVTQIRWAYEYMNQRYGSPNAAWAFWQKHHWY; from the coding sequence ATGAACAGGCGTCAGCGCTGGAATGCCGGGGTGTGTGCGGCCGGGTTCGTCGTCGGGGCCGTCCTCACCACCGGGGTGCTCGCGTGGCAGTCCGCCCCGGCGGCGGCCGTGGCCTGCACCGATCTGTGCCCGATCATCGAGGGCCGGCCCGATCCCGGAGCGGCCACCGAACAGCCGCCGGAGGTGGACGCGGCCGACCGTGACCTGGCCGCCGACGGCAGCGGCCCCCGGCAGGATCAGGTGCTGCGCTCGGATGCCGGACTGACCGAGATGCTGTCGCAATTCCTGCCCGGCTTCCGGGTCGCGCCGCAGGCGATCGCGCGAGTCATCGTGCCGCCCAACCAATTCGACTCGTTCGATCAGATCATCACGCACGAGAGCAGTTGGAACGTGTTCGCGATCAACCCGTCCAGCGGCGCCTACGGTCTGCCGCAGGCGCTGCCGGCGTACAAGATGTTCAGCGCCGGCATGGACTGGCCGGTCAATCCGGTCACCCAGATCCGCTGGGCCTACGAGTACATGAACCAGCGCTACGGCAGTCCGAACGCCGCCTGGGCGTTCTGGCAGAAGCACCACTGGTACTGA